The Apium graveolens cultivar Ventura chromosome 6, ASM990537v1, whole genome shotgun sequence genome contains a region encoding:
- the LOC141664812 gene encoding uncharacterized protein LOC141664812, which translates to MEKLIYALILVSRKLRPYFQAYRVEVLTAYPLRQVLHKPESSGRMLKRAVELGQFDLEYVPRTAIKGQALADFLLEFDSEVDDKALVMLHPPHVEESLEEFSHPWWILHVDGAVNNGGAGVGRVLVSPEGHHLMSAIHFKFYATNNDAEYEALINGLKIALEMRVRNLIARSDSELVVNQVNGGFQARGPRTELYLRYTQHLIGMFKEVRLEYVSREKNGKADNLAKIGSQQEAVLLGSIPLEIREIPSIPEIEVMQVDGAPKETWMTPILAYIHKGTLPEDKFKARRLRYQAARYVMYKKVLACDRCQRFVNYSFMLETLLTSMISPWPFAMWGIDLIGELPKAKGDVKYAVVAVDYFTKWAEAMLLATITAKKIRDFFFNSIVCKFGIPYKLVSDNGKQFDSKELRQLCENLKIKKEFAAFYHPQSNGQTEAVNKIIKHTLKAKLEERKGNWPEELPKVMWSYNTTP; encoded by the exons ATGGAAAAGCTGATTTATGCCCTGATTCTTGTATCAAGAAAATTACGGCCGTATTTCCAGGCCTATAGAGTTGAAGTCCTTACGGCATACCCGCTACGACAAGTCCTTCACAAACCAGAGTCATCGGGAAGAATGCTGAAGCGGgctgtggagttgggacagtttgatttggaatatgtACCCCGGACAGCGATTAAAGGGCAGGCCTTAGCTgatttcttgttggaatttgattctgaagttgatGACAAAGCTTTGGTGATGCTACATCCACCTCATGTTGAGGAGTCTTTGGAGGAGTTTTCACATCCCTGGTGGATCTTACATGTGGATGGGGcagttaacaatggaggagcaggtgTGGGTAGAGTACTCGTGTCTCCAGAAGGCCATCATCTGATGAGCGCAAtccatttcaagttttatgcaacaaataatgatgcggagtatgaAGCGTTGATTAATGGCCTAAAGATCGCTTTGGAAATGAGAGTGCGAAACTTAATTGCGAGGAGTGACTCAGAGCTGGTGGTGAATCAGGTGAATGGGGGATTTCAAGCGCGAGGCCCACGAacagaattatacttgagatatacacagcacctgattggaatgttcAAAGAAGTTAGATTGGAATATGTGTCACGGGAGAAGAACGGTAAAGCGGATAATCTAGCAAAAATAGGGTCGCAACAAGAGGCTGTGTTGTTAGGATCCATACCCCTTGAGATCCGGGAgattcctagtatcccagagatAGAGGTTATGCAAGTGGATGGggctcccaaggaaacatggatgacgcccattctCGCCTACATTCACAAGGGGACACTCCCCGAGGATAAGTTTAAGGCTCGTCGACTCCGCTATCAGGCTGCAAGATATGTGATGTACAAAAAAGTTCT GGcgtgtgatcgctgccagcgttTTGTGAACTACTCATTTATGCTAGAAACGCTCTTGACGTCTATGATAAGCCCGTGGCcatttgccatgtgggggatagATCTTATTGGGGAGTTGCCCAAGGCTAAAGGGGATGTCAAATATGCGGTGGTCGCAGTTGATTACTTTACTAAGTGGGCGGAGGCTATGCTGTTGGCAACCATCACAGCAAAGAAAATCAGAGATTTTTTCTTCAACTCCATCGTGTGCAAGTTTGGAATCCCGTACAAGCTTGTATCTGACAACGGGAAGCAATTTGACAGCAAGGAGTTGCGACAACTGTGTGAGAATTTAAAAATTAAGAAGGAGTTTGCGGCGTtctatcatcctcaaagcaatgggCAGACAGAAGCtgtgaataaaataataaagcataccctcaaaGCCAAGCTGGAAGAGCGCAAAGGaaattggcctgaagaactcccgaaagtgatgtggtcatacaacactacACCATGA
- the LOC141666699 gene encoding putative WRKY transcription factor 51 isoform X2 translates to MDEDAIQPPSPPPFLTNEDIIQPPPPPPFQTENAFISDNNDDIFPYFLNSSLLFPSTSQNQYYPTNGPLLTQNSQIYLENIDWISTMLNGKPKENRDQMPPSPCVPVLASTNNTSNIGSGGGDCQNNCINKRRGASKTKKPNPPRVAFHTRSSEDILDDGYKWRKYGQKSVKHSKQPRCTHHTCNVKKQIQRLSKDNSVVVTTYEGIHNHPCEKLMETLSPLLRQLQFLSRF, encoded by the exons ATGGATGAAGATGCAATACAACCACCATCTCCGCCTCCATTTCTGACCAATGAAGATATAATACAACCACCACCTCCACCTCCATTTCAGACCGAAAATGCTTTTATCAGTGATAATAATGACGATATATTTCCATACTTTCTAAATTCCTCACTCCTATTTCCATCAACATCGCAAAACCAATATTACCCAACTAATGGTCCACTTTTAACACAGAACTCTCAAATTTATTTGGAGAATATAGACTGGATAAGCACCATGCTCAATGGTAAGCCCAAGGAAAACCGTGACCAAATGCCGCCATCACCATGTGTACCAGTACTAGCTTCTACGAATAACACGTCAAATATTGGAAGTGGAGGAGGAGACTGTCAAAATAACTGCATAAACAAACGGAGAGGAGCAAGTAAAACCAAGAAACCTAATCCTCCAAGGGTTGCCTTCCATACTCGGAGCTCCGAGGACATTCTGGACGATGGTTATAAGTGGCGCAAATATGGCCAGAAATCTGTTAAGCATAGCAAACAACCAAG ATGTACACATCATACCTGCAACGTGAAGAAGCAAATCCAGCGTCTTTCCAAAGATAACAGTGTTGTAGTGACAACTTACGAAGGCATTCATAATCATCCTTGTGAGAAATTAATGGAGACCTTGAGTCCCCTTCTGAGGCAACTTCAATTTCTCTCTAGGTTCTAG
- the LOC141666699 gene encoding putative WRKY transcription factor 51 isoform X1, producing the protein MDEDAIQPPSPPPFLTNEDIIQPPPPPPFQTENAFISDNNDDIFPYFLNSSLLFPSTSQNQYYPTNGPLLTQNSQIYLENIDWISTMLNGKPKENRDQMPPSPCVPVLASTNNTSNIGSGGGDCQNNCINKRRGASKTKKPNPPRVAFHTRSSEDILDDGYKWRKYGQKSVKHSKQPRSYYRCTHHTCNVKKQIQRLSKDNSVVVTTYEGIHNHPCEKLMETLSPLLRQLQFLSRF; encoded by the exons ATGGATGAAGATGCAATACAACCACCATCTCCGCCTCCATTTCTGACCAATGAAGATATAATACAACCACCACCTCCACCTCCATTTCAGACCGAAAATGCTTTTATCAGTGATAATAATGACGATATATTTCCATACTTTCTAAATTCCTCACTCCTATTTCCATCAACATCGCAAAACCAATATTACCCAACTAATGGTCCACTTTTAACACAGAACTCTCAAATTTATTTGGAGAATATAGACTGGATAAGCACCATGCTCAATGGTAAGCCCAAGGAAAACCGTGACCAAATGCCGCCATCACCATGTGTACCAGTACTAGCTTCTACGAATAACACGTCAAATATTGGAAGTGGAGGAGGAGACTGTCAAAATAACTGCATAAACAAACGGAGAGGAGCAAGTAAAACCAAGAAACCTAATCCTCCAAGGGTTGCCTTCCATACTCGGAGCTCCGAGGACATTCTGGACGATGGTTATAAGTGGCGCAAATATGGCCAGAAATCTGTTAAGCATAGCAAACAACCAAG GAGCTACTACAGATGTACACATCATACCTGCAACGTGAAGAAGCAAATCCAGCGTCTTTCCAAAGATAACAGTGTTGTAGTGACAACTTACGAAGGCATTCATAATCATCCTTGTGAGAAATTAATGGAGACCTTGAGTCCCCTTCTGAGGCAACTTCAATTTCTCTCTAGGTTCTAG